A stretch of Cellulosilyticum sp. I15G10I2 DNA encodes these proteins:
- the xseB gene encoding exodeoxyribonuclease VII small subunit, whose amino-acid sequence MAKKAQKNFEEALKALQHIVGCLEQGDIALEESIKNYKEGMDLAAYCMSVLKKAEQEIYVYEQETYKKIEGENWE is encoded by the coding sequence ATGGCTAAGAAAGCACAAAAAAATTTTGAAGAAGCCCTCAAAGCACTGCAGCATATCGTAGGTTGTTTAGAACAAGGAGATATTGCACTGGAAGAGAGTATTAAAAACTATAAAGAAGGTATGGATCTTGCAGCTTACTGCATGTCTGTACTCAAAAAGGCAGAACAAGAGATTTATGTTTATGAGCAAGAAACTTACAAAAAGATAGAAGGAGAGAATTGGGAGTGA
- a CDS encoding TlyA family RNA methyltransferase, which translates to MESKERLDILITERNLAESREKAKAYIMAGVVYVNGQKEDKPGLQVKRSAAIEVREKMKYVSRGGYKLEKAIAAFNIDLQQKTCMDVGASTGGFTDCMLQNGADKVYAVDVGYGQLAWKLRQDERVVCMEKTNIRYVTPEDIKDAVHFSSIDVSFISLTKVLLPISQIITVNGQIMALIKPQFEAGREQVEKHGVVKNPKVHSQVISDVWHYANSIGMGVLGLDFSPIKGPEGNREYLIYLQKNSEDVLEDQALTIEKIVKASHDNL; encoded by the coding sequence ATGGAAAGCAAAGAAAGACTAGATATACTCATTACAGAAAGAAACCTAGCTGAATCCAGAGAAAAGGCAAAAGCTTATATTATGGCAGGTGTTGTCTATGTCAATGGACAAAAAGAAGACAAACCTGGATTGCAAGTTAAACGCAGTGCAGCAATTGAAGTGCGGGAAAAGATGAAATATGTTAGTCGTGGCGGGTATAAACTTGAAAAAGCTATTGCGGCATTTAATATTGATCTCCAACAAAAAACTTGTATGGATGTAGGGGCGTCTACTGGCGGATTTACAGACTGTATGCTTCAAAATGGAGCGGACAAAGTTTATGCTGTTGATGTAGGCTACGGGCAGTTGGCTTGGAAACTTAGACAAGACGAACGTGTAGTCTGCATGGAAAAAACAAATATAAGATATGTGACGCCGGAAGATATTAAGGATGCAGTGCATTTTAGTTCGATAGATGTTTCTTTTATTTCTTTAACTAAAGTATTGCTTCCAATTTCACAGATTATTACTGTAAATGGGCAGATTATGGCGCTTATTAAACCTCAATTTGAAGCAGGCAGAGAACAAGTTGAAAAACATGGAGTTGTTAAAAATCCAAAAGTGCACAGCCAAGTTATAAGTGATGTATGGCACTATGCAAATAGTATTGGAATGGGTGTATTAGGCCTTGATTTCTCCCCCATTAAAGGACCAGAGGGCAACAGAGAATATCTGATTTACTTACAAAAAAATAGTGAAGATGTGCTGGAAGATCAAGCACTCACCATTGAGAAAATCGTAAAAGCATCTCATGATAACTTATAA
- the dxs gene encoding 1-deoxy-D-xylulose-5-phosphate synthase, which yields MLDLLKSIYSPEDVKKLKTHELIQLAKDIRNFLVGSLSQTGGHLASNLGVVELTVALHYVFDLPQDKIIWDVGHQAYVHKLLTGRRKYFKHLRKLDGLSGFPKKKESSYDVFETGHSSTSISAALGMAAARDLKGEDHKVIAVIGDGALTGGMAFEALNHAGRGHNNLIVILNDNEMSISKNVGGLCKYLNKLRSSKDYLKVKEDVEEVLEKVPVVGMNVVKVIKRTKGSLKSLLIQNTLFEQLGITYLGPVDGHCYEELIALLENAKIMKGPVLIHVKTKKGKGYKLAEQNPSLFHGIGPFDITTGELKSKSNPLNFSASFGSAMCTLAQEQDNLVAISAAMPDGTGLLDFARAYPRRFFDVGIAEQHAVTFAAGLATEGYRPVVAIYSSFLQRAYDQILHDVCLQNLPVIFAVDRAGLVGEDGATHQGVYDIAYLSSMPHMKVLSPKMPEEIEAALRYALTLKGPVAIRYPKGTTHINSEFINDYQEIGFKTLKKGNDLVILAVGRMVEQALLTHEYLIKQNIEAAIVEVPCVYPLDETGLQALAKRHRYIFTIEDGIISGGFGEKVFSYLVNHDYNPHGRCLGFQNGIINQGDIKNLFIREGLAEDAIARQIMTILQKESK from the coding sequence ATGTTAGATCTTTTAAAGTCTATTTACTCTCCAGAAGATGTTAAAAAGCTAAAAACGCATGAGCTTATACAACTAGCAAAAGATATCAGAAATTTTTTAGTTGGATCTTTGTCTCAAACTGGAGGGCATTTAGCTTCAAATTTAGGAGTAGTTGAATTAACAGTTGCACTGCACTATGTTTTTGATTTGCCACAAGATAAGATTATATGGGATGTAGGTCATCAAGCCTATGTGCATAAACTATTAACTGGGAGAAGAAAGTACTTTAAGCATTTAAGAAAGTTAGATGGGTTAAGTGGTTTTCCAAAAAAGAAGGAAAGTTCCTATGATGTTTTTGAAACAGGACATAGTTCCACTTCGATCTCAGCAGCCTTAGGCATGGCAGCAGCACGAGATTTAAAAGGAGAAGATCATAAGGTTATCGCCGTTATCGGTGATGGCGCCCTGACTGGCGGCATGGCATTTGAAGCACTTAATCATGCAGGAAGAGGACATAATAATCTCATTGTTATTCTAAATGATAATGAAATGTCTATCTCTAAAAATGTTGGAGGGCTTTGTAAGTACTTAAATAAGCTTCGTTCTAGTAAAGATTACTTAAAAGTCAAAGAAGATGTAGAAGAAGTACTTGAAAAGGTACCTGTTGTAGGGATGAATGTTGTAAAAGTTATTAAGCGCACAAAAGGCAGTCTTAAAAGTCTATTGATACAAAATACGTTATTTGAGCAGTTAGGCATTACCTACTTAGGACCAGTAGACGGGCATTGCTATGAAGAGCTTATTGCACTTTTAGAGAATGCGAAGATTATGAAGGGACCAGTGCTTATTCATGTTAAAACGAAGAAAGGGAAGGGCTATAAACTGGCAGAACAAAATCCTAGTTTATTTCATGGTATTGGACCCTTTGATATTACAACAGGGGAGCTTAAAAGTAAAAGTAACCCACTTAATTTTTCTGCGTCTTTTGGAAGTGCCATGTGCACTTTGGCCCAAGAACAAGATAATTTAGTTGCTATATCAGCTGCTATGCCGGATGGAACAGGGCTTTTAGATTTTGCGAGGGCCTACCCAAGAAGATTTTTTGATGTAGGCATTGCTGAACAGCATGCGGTAACTTTTGCTGCAGGATTAGCAACTGAAGGATACAGGCCTGTTGTAGCTATTTATTCTTCTTTTTTACAAAGAGCTTATGATCAAATATTGCATGATGTATGCCTGCAGAATTTACCCGTTATTTTCGCAGTTGACAGGGCTGGACTTGTGGGAGAAGATGGCGCCACACATCAAGGTGTTTATGATATAGCGTATTTAAGCAGCATGCCTCATATGAAGGTTTTGTCTCCTAAAATGCCCGAAGAAATAGAAGCTGCTCTCAGATATGCCCTTACCTTAAAAGGGCCAGTAGCTATTAGATATCCCAAAGGAACAACCCATATAAATAGTGAATTTATAAATGATTATCAAGAGATTGGATTTAAGACTCTAAAAAAAGGCAATGATTTAGTGATTTTAGCGGTAGGACGTATGGTAGAACAAGCTCTTTTAACCCATGAATATCTCATTAAACAAAACATTGAGGCTGCTATTGTTGAAGTGCCTTGCGTCTATCCATTGGATGAGACGGGTTTGCAAGCTCTTGCAAAAAGACATCGCTATATCTTTACAATAGAAGATGGTATAATAAGTGGAGGTTTTGGAGAAAAAGTATTTTCTTATCTTGTAAATCATGACTATAATCCACACGGAAGATGTTTGGGTTTCCAAAATGGAATTATTAATCAAGGTGATATTAAGAATTTATTCATTAGAGAAGGGCTTGCAGAGGATGCAATCGCTCGTCAAATTATGACAATACTCCAGAAGGAGAGCAAATAA
- a CDS encoding stage III sporulation protein AE, whose amino-acid sequence MRQKKIGYMLLMMWICFLGCRTPALGQSIETPEVEKTEVQKQQIIDYQVNFFNWDEINQLQEDLKGSMPSFTTFNLKEEVVGLIKGEKRFSLQTVLNAIGILLFEEIGVFIKLGVRFILIVLLCNLLETLSTSFKTKNTAKVSFFVCYIVVLYSVIQSFFIMVELARDAVDKMSGIMFACIPSLLAFMTTSGYVSSAASIAPVIIGGLNLSTYVIKTIVFPCIVSIVVLDVISTMSDEFKIDKLIQLFYKSMKWALRAIVAISIGILSIYKMTLPYVDTTVKKAALNISTTFIPVIGDAVGGAVDFVVNCSFLVKNAFSVGVIIWIIVIVSLPLIKILAYVVVYHVAAAAIEPIGDKKMAHIATKLAKGCEFIMSSVGIITILCIVVLLICISVGGNMI is encoded by the coding sequence ATGCGACAAAAGAAAATAGGGTATATGTTACTTATGATGTGGATTTGTTTTTTAGGCTGCAGGACACCTGCTTTGGGACAAAGTATAGAAACACCAGAGGTAGAAAAAACAGAAGTACAAAAGCAGCAGATTATAGATTATCAGGTAAATTTTTTTAACTGGGATGAGATCAATCAGCTGCAAGAAGATTTAAAAGGATCTATGCCAAGTTTTACGACATTCAATTTAAAAGAAGAAGTAGTGGGGCTGATTAAAGGAGAGAAAAGATTTTCGTTGCAGACAGTCTTAAATGCCATAGGCATTCTTTTATTCGAAGAAATTGGCGTGTTTATTAAACTCGGTGTGCGTTTTATTCTTATTGTTCTCTTATGCAACTTGCTTGAAACTCTAAGTACTTCTTTTAAAACGAAGAATACCGCCAAAGTTTCTTTTTTTGTTTGCTATATTGTGGTGCTATATAGCGTGATACAATCCTTCTTTATTATGGTAGAACTTGCCAGAGATGCGGTAGATAAAATGTCTGGAATTATGTTTGCATGTATTCCTAGTTTACTGGCTTTTATGACGACATCGGGCTATGTTTCATCAGCAGCATCTATTGCCCCTGTTATAATCGGAGGACTTAATTTAAGCACATACGTCATTAAAACCATAGTATTTCCTTGTATTGTCTCTATTGTTGTACTAGATGTTATCAGTACAATGAGTGATGAATTTAAGATTGATAAACTTATACAATTATTTTATAAGAGCATGAAATGGGCACTAAGAGCTATTGTTGCCATCAGTATAGGGATATTAAGTATTTATAAGATGACGCTGCCTTATGTAGACACTACGGTAAAAAAAGCTGCGCTTAATATTTCTACGACATTTATTCCAGTTATAGGAGATGCGGTAGGAGGCGCTGTAGATTTTGTGGTGAACTGTTCTTTTCTGGTTAAAAATGCTTTTTCAGTAGGTGTAATTATCTGGATTATAGTTATAGTAAGTTTGCCCCTTATAAAAATTTTAGCTTATGTAGTTGTGTACCATGTAGCAGCTGCTGCTATAGAACCTATTGGCGATAAAAAGATGGCACATATTGCAACTAAGCTTGCAAAAGGCTGTGAATTTATTATGAGCAGCGTAGGTATTATTACGATACTATGTATTGTTGTACTCCTTATCTGTATAAGTGTAGGAGGAAACATGATCTAG
- the nusB gene encoding transcription antitermination factor NusB, translating to MTRRNARELIMQMLYEYTFHNEEDADRLIGEKLSEIRANEDGSNKAVIKFIEEEYYGVLEHLDEIDELINKSTQHWTVSRIAKVDLGILRLATYELKWRSDVPHKVVVNEALEIAKAYSTDKSPQFINGILGNVIKLIEG from the coding sequence ATGACTAGACGTAATGCAAGAGAATTGATCATGCAGATGCTTTATGAATATACTTTTCACAATGAGGAAGACGCAGATCGTTTAATAGGTGAAAAGCTGAGTGAGATTAGAGCGAATGAAGATGGGTCAAATAAAGCAGTAATTAAATTTATAGAAGAAGAATATTATGGGGTCTTAGAACATTTGGATGAAATTGACGAGCTCATTAATAAAAGCACGCAACATTGGACTGTAAGCAGAATTGCAAAGGTTGACCTAGGTATTTTGAGGCTTGCAACCTATGAACTTAAGTGGCGAAGTGATGTGCCTCATAAAGTGGTTGTTAATGAAGCACTTGAAATTGCAAAAGCATATAGTACAGACAAATCACCACAATTTATCAATGGTATATTGGGAAATGTTATTAAACTCATTGAGGGATAA
- a CDS encoding polyprenyl synthetase family protein, whose product MRDSIKQYQELVGSCLRSALPVENRYFKTIYEAMNYSLSAGGKRIRPVLMQLAYEAVGGSEDISAYLCAIEMIHTYSLIHDDLPAMDDDALRRGMPTNHVVFGEAAAILAGDALLTEAFRYMLEDALKYGGAQRVRAAYILSQASGVKGMIGGQILDIESENKTIDLTTLNAIQLHKTGALIAAATKMGAVLGGGTEEEIEALENYGLFIGKTFQIIDDILDETSTDEELGKPIKSDQKNHKNTYLSFYTVEQCYEIAGTLTDKALSSLDVLKGNTLLLKEIAAELIKRRS is encoded by the coding sequence GTGAGAGACAGTATAAAACAATATCAAGAGCTTGTGGGTAGTTGTTTAAGGTCAGCACTCCCAGTGGAAAATAGGTATTTTAAAACAATATATGAAGCGATGAACTATAGTCTAAGTGCTGGGGGGAAGCGAATTAGACCCGTTTTGATGCAGCTTGCTTATGAAGCGGTTGGCGGAAGTGAAGATATTTCGGCCTATTTATGTGCAATTGAGATGATTCATACCTATTCACTGATACACGATGATCTTCCAGCTATGGATGATGATGCGTTAAGAAGAGGTATGCCGACTAACCACGTTGTTTTTGGAGAAGCTGCAGCCATTTTGGCTGGAGATGCACTACTTACAGAAGCGTTTAGATATATGTTGGAAGATGCACTAAAATACGGCGGTGCCCAAAGAGTGAGGGCAGCGTACATACTCTCTCAGGCAAGTGGTGTAAAGGGCATGATAGGCGGTCAAATCCTAGATATTGAAAGTGAAAATAAAACCATTGATTTGACCACGCTCAATGCGATCCAACTTCATAAAACAGGGGCCTTAATAGCAGCGGCAACAAAAATGGGAGCAGTCTTAGGTGGGGGCACTGAAGAAGAAATTGAAGCTTTAGAAAACTATGGTCTATTTATTGGAAAAACATTTCAAATTATAGATGATATACTTGATGAAACATCTACGGATGAAGAATTAGGTAAACCTATAAAAAGTGACCAGAAAAATCATAAAAATACTTACTTAAGTTTCTATACAGTAGAACAATGTTATGAAATAGCAGGCACATTGACAGATAAGGCCTTAAGTTCATTAGACGTTTTAAAAGGTAATACCTTACTCTTAAAAGAAATAGCTGCAGAGCTTATCAAACGTAGAAGTTAA
- a CDS encoding divergent PAP2 family protein, with translation MHYIKQISNNNILWVAIVSWFIAQSLKVVITLVYEHKLDFRQFFASGGMPSSHSSFVVALTISIGQLYGYDHVLFAIAAVFSFIVMYDAANVRLHAGKQAAMINQIIAVLEDPNLNPEERLKEILGHTPLQVIAGGILGILVALFFFGG, from the coding sequence ATGCATTATATTAAACAGATTTCAAATAATAATATATTATGGGTAGCTATAGTAAGCTGGTTTATAGCACAATCACTCAAAGTAGTTATTACACTTGTATATGAACATAAACTTGATTTTAGGCAGTTTTTTGCTTCAGGAGGCATGCCAAGTTCACATAGTTCTTTTGTAGTCGCCTTAACTATTAGTATTGGACAGCTTTATGGTTACGATCATGTACTTTTTGCTATAGCTGCAGTATTTAGCTTTATTGTCATGTATGATGCCGCCAACGTGAGGCTGCATGCAGGCAAACAGGCAGCGATGATTAATCAAATTATTGCGGTATTAGAAGACCCTAATCTTAATCCAGAAGAGAGATTGAAGGAAATATTAGGGCATACCCCTTTGCAAGTGATAGCAGGCGGCATACTTGGGATTCTTGTGGCGCTATTCTTTTTTGGCGGTTAA
- the argR gene encoding arginine repressor, producing the protein MKEQRQSTILGLIQNQEIETQEDLATALEEQGFSVTQATVSRDIRELKLTKVASKNGGQKYVVLSNYEQQVSEKVIRVFKDAFVGMDFAGNMIVIRTLIGMGNAVASAIDAFHLEEIVGTLAGDDTIFCLVRHPEHIKTVMNKFKDILSS; encoded by the coding sequence ATGAAAGAACAAAGACAATCGACTATATTAGGTTTAATTCAAAATCAAGAAATCGAAACACAGGAAGATTTAGCGACAGCTCTTGAAGAACAAGGGTTTAGTGTAACACAAGCTACTGTATCAAGAGATATAAGAGAACTTAAACTTACAAAAGTGGCCAGTAAAAACGGCGGACAGAAGTATGTAGTATTATCAAATTATGAGCAACAAGTTTCTGAAAAAGTTATTCGTGTGTTTAAGGATGCTTTTGTAGGTATGGACTTTGCGGGCAATATGATCGTCATTCGTACTTTAATAGGTATGGGCAATGCAGTTGCTTCTGCTATTGATGCTTTTCATCTTGAAGAGATCGTCGGGACACTTGCTGGAGATGATACGATCTTTTGCCTTGTGAGGCACCCGGAACATATAAAAACAGTAATGAACAAATTTAAAGATATATTAAGTTCTTAA
- a CDS encoding SpoIIIAH-like family protein has product MFTFKRNQIIITVLVFMIAIAAYLNTKDGEVGVQPNLVQETDMSQEVIAEEKDFFEGYDEIQTLPPDAEEEISETMRTENNQQASAEVTQNTIPQMQKFEAVITKKDSIITSSDSPLNNAVAAVDKNMDVSYFVEEKMLREQSRALQVEELTQYVANQNLDKEAKSKAAENLLAIQERIEKESSAEALLRAKGFREVYVRIDDNSVDVVINKEDLTESDIAQIEEIVNRKTGYSVGKIKITPLKGIVKEGTN; this is encoded by the coding sequence ATGTTTACATTTAAAAGAAATCAAATTATTATTACAGTACTTGTTTTTATGATTGCGATTGCGGCATATTTAAACACGAAAGACGGAGAAGTTGGTGTACAACCTAATCTCGTACAAGAAACAGACATGAGCCAAGAAGTGATAGCAGAAGAAAAAGACTTTTTTGAAGGCTATGATGAAATCCAAACTTTGCCTCCAGATGCAGAGGAAGAAATATCAGAGACTATGCGTACAGAAAATAATCAGCAAGCATCTGCTGAGGTGACACAGAACACTATTCCACAAATGCAAAAGTTTGAAGCTGTTATTACTAAGAAAGATAGTATTATTACAAGTTCAGACAGTCCACTAAATAATGCGGTTGCAGCAGTTGATAAAAATATGGATGTAAGCTATTTTGTTGAAGAAAAAATGCTAAGAGAACAAAGCCGTGCTCTCCAAGTTGAAGAACTTACGCAATATGTAGCGAATCAAAATCTTGATAAAGAAGCAAAATCAAAAGCAGCAGAAAACTTGCTTGCTATCCAAGAGCGTATTGAAAAAGAAAGTAGCGCCGAAGCACTACTTCGTGCTAAAGGGTTTAGAGAAGTTTATGTAAGAATAGATGATAATAGTGTAGATGTCGTTATTAACAAGGAAGACTTAACAGAATCTGATATTGCCCAGATTGAAGAAATAGTTAATAGAAAAACAGGATATAGTGTAGGCAAAATTAAAATTACACCGCTAAAAGGTATTGTTAAAGAAGGCACAAATTAA
- a CDS encoding Asp23/Gls24 family envelope stress response protein, which yields MDDQKNIDLAAAMEAAHEMDQVQIADDVIAVIAEIATLEVDGMVSTLQPKNDFVQVISRKKGPKGVKVEVGEGEVFIDITAVVKYGIRIQKVCLEVQEKVKNSVETMTGLHVASVNIHVAGVFFDKEKEV from the coding sequence ATGGATGATCAAAAAAATATAGACTTAGCAGCAGCAATGGAGGCTGCTCATGAAATGGATCAAGTTCAGATTGCAGATGATGTTATAGCGGTTATAGCAGAAATAGCAACTTTAGAGGTAGATGGTATGGTAAGCACCCTTCAGCCCAAAAATGATTTTGTACAAGTTATCAGTCGTAAAAAAGGGCCAAAGGGTGTAAAGGTCGAAGTAGGTGAGGGCGAAGTGTTCATAGATATTACCGCAGTTGTTAAGTATGGTATTAGAATTCAAAAAGTGTGTTTAGAAGTTCAAGAAAAAGTAAAGAATTCAGTTGAAACCATGACAGGACTACATGTTGCCTCAGTTAATATACATGTGGCAGGTGTGTTTTTTGATAAAGAAAAAGAAGTCTAA
- a CDS encoding stage III sporulation protein AF: MREYMQMFIWIMLFVIVIEMIFPDSDYKKYLKLVLGCIIIYTIIQPIVQFIPVQGKGYDTYVSEYQKRLSEGINYNDSVQGYDEQVKSQQSLLKETLKSSIKGIIEKEIDVSVQRVHIEWHDEGGEEQIEEIHIVVGESENNNTKNVILPKIRIGDKSQSLSGDTEKLKIKIKTCLQNFYNVPSRNIYITVQKN, from the coding sequence TTGAGAGAATATATGCAAATGTTTATATGGATTATGTTATTTGTAATTGTTATTGAGATGATCTTTCCGGATTCAGATTATAAGAAATACCTTAAGCTGGTGTTAGGATGCATCATTATCTATACGATCATTCAACCTATTGTTCAGTTTATTCCGGTACAAGGAAAAGGCTATGATACTTATGTAAGTGAGTATCAAAAAAGACTTAGTGAAGGCATAAACTATAACGATTCAGTACAGGGATATGATGAACAGGTTAAAAGCCAGCAAAGTCTATTAAAAGAGACTCTGAAGTCGAGTATTAAAGGTATTATAGAAAAAGAAATAGATGTGAGCGTGCAGCGTGTTCATATTGAGTGGCATGATGAGGGGGGAGAAGAGCAAATAGAAGAGATACATATTGTAGTAGGAGAATCTGAGAATAATAATACTAAAAATGTGATACTTCCTAAAATTAGGATAGGAGATAAAAGCCAAAGTCTAAGTGGTGATACAGAAAAATTAAAAATTAAAATAAAAACTTGTCTGCAAAACTTCTATAATGTGCCAAGTCGTAATATATATATTACAGTACAGAAGAATTAA
- the xseA gene encoding exodeoxyribonuclease VII large subunit, with protein sequence MKRKIVSVSEINNYVNRLIEDDYMLGDVWLAGEVSNCKYHHSGHIYFTLKDERASLGAVMFSRDASKLNFKLIEGTKIYARVKITIYEKTGTYQAYVYDIEKQGKGLLYERFEELKAKLSKEGLFETKYKKNIPLFPKRIGVITSVTGAAIKDIIQVAKRRNPSVSIYIYPAHVQGELAVKEITAAIDQANRDKLAEVIILGRGGGSIEDLWAFNEELVARAIFASEIPIVSAVGHEVDFTIADFVSDKRAATPSAAAEIVIPSKSEIEEMIKRCTNALSYMTLQNIKYSKEKLNYLIERPVFKVKDRFYKDKMQEVDLLIQALNNRYKYILTKAFNDYELAIGQLEKLSPFTTLKRGYSLITKVNNGIIKSIHDIEPEEVLQITVTDGTFKAKVYNEES encoded by the coding sequence ATGAAAAGAAAGATAGTTTCTGTATCCGAAATTAATAATTATGTAAATAGACTCATTGAAGATGATTATATGTTAGGTGATGTATGGTTAGCCGGAGAAGTATCTAACTGTAAATATCATCACTCAGGACATATTTATTTTACGCTTAAAGATGAACGTGCAAGTCTTGGTGCGGTGATGTTTTCAAGAGATGCTTCAAAACTTAATTTTAAGCTTATTGAAGGTACTAAAATCTATGCAAGAGTAAAAATAACTATTTATGAGAAAACGGGAACTTACCAAGCTTATGTATATGATATTGAAAAACAAGGCAAAGGTCTATTGTATGAAAGATTTGAAGAACTTAAGGCGAAATTGTCTAAGGAAGGCTTGTTTGAAACTAAATATAAAAAAAACATTCCCTTATTTCCTAAAAGGATAGGTGTTATTACTTCCGTTACAGGCGCAGCGATTAAAGATATTATTCAAGTTGCTAAAAGAAGAAACCCAAGTGTTTCAATTTATATTTATCCTGCGCATGTTCAAGGAGAACTGGCTGTTAAAGAAATTACCGCCGCTATCGATCAAGCAAATAGGGATAAACTTGCAGAGGTCATCATATTAGGAAGAGGCGGAGGCTCTATAGAAGATCTATGGGCATTTAATGAAGAACTTGTCGCGAGGGCTATTTTTGCGTCAGAAATTCCTATCGTATCAGCAGTAGGACACGAAGTAGATTTTACAATAGCAGACTTTGTAAGCGATAAACGTGCAGCTACGCCATCAGCGGCAGCTGAGATTGTGATTCCTTCAAAAAGCGAAATTGAAGAGATGATAAAACGTTGTACAAATGCCTTAAGCTATATGACACTGCAAAACATAAAATATTCTAAAGAAAAGCTTAACTATCTGATTGAACGTCCAGTATTTAAGGTAAAGGATAGATTTTATAAAGATAAGATGCAAGAAGTGGATCTACTCATACAAGCATTAAATAATCGTTATAAGTATATACTAACAAAGGCCTTTAATGATTATGAGCTTGCAATAGGACAACTAGAAAAATTATCTCCGTTTACCACCTTAAAAAGAGGGTATAGCTTAATTACAAAAGTAAATAATGGTATTATCAAATCTATTCACGATATAGAACCTGAAGAAGTACTTCAGATTACCGTTACAGACGGTACATTTAAAGCAAAAGTTTATAATGAGGAGTCGTAA
- a CDS encoding NAD(+)/NADH kinase has translation MKHIGIMPNLLKDNHLEITKIVAKWLVQEGFEVYGARHIAEQVQDIPNALNEEEIYKLCDIVIAIGGDGTILSVAEKAYSFNVPIVGVNLGRLGFLADIEPSDIASSLKKLLDKDYEIEERMMLEAKIIAPNGHEYVFHALNDVSITRGSSARIAEFEILVNGTFCDVYPADGVIVSTPTGSTAYNLSAGGPIVVPHAKAYIVTPICPHTIYSKSIIMSEEDTVQIKIGQNDSMNIELNIDGKMKMYLTPNHFVQIQKSTYVTRLVKLSELKFFEILRKKIVERRR, from the coding sequence ATGAAGCATATAGGTATTATGCCGAACTTATTAAAAGATAATCACTTAGAGATTACTAAGATCGTTGCCAAGTGGCTGGTGCAAGAAGGATTCGAGGTATATGGGGCTAGGCATATTGCTGAACAAGTTCAAGATATTCCTAACGCTTTAAATGAAGAAGAGATTTATAAGCTGTGCGATATTGTTATAGCTATAGGCGGAGACGGTACAATCTTAAGTGTAGCTGAAAAAGCTTATAGTTTTAATGTGCCCATTGTAGGTGTCAATCTAGGCCGGTTAGGTTTTTTGGCAGATATTGAGCCCTCTGATATTGCTTCTTCACTAAAAAAATTACTTGATAAGGACTATGAAATTGAAGAAAGAATGATGCTTGAGGCTAAAATTATCGCACCTAATGGACATGAATATGTTTTTCATGCACTAAATGACGTAAGTATTACTAGGGGCAGTTCTGCGCGTATAGCTGAGTTTGAAATCTTAGTGAACGGGACATTTTGTGATGTCTATCCGGCTGATGGCGTCATCGTATCTACACCTACAGGGTCAACTGCCTATAACTTATCAGCGGGAGGGCCTATTGTAGTGCCTCATGCAAAGGCCTATATCGTTACACCTATCTGTCCGCATACTATTTACTCAAAGTCTATTATTATGTCAGAAGAAGACACTGTGCAAATTAAGATTGGTCAAAATGATAGCATGAATATAGAACTCAATATTGATGGTAAAATGAAGATGTATTTAACGCCTAATCATTTTGTACAGATACAAAAATCAACTTATGTTACAAGACTCGTTAAACTGTCAGAGCTGAAATTTTTTGAAATTCTAAGGAAAAAAATAGTAGAAAGGCGCAGATAA